In Marivirga salinae, a single window of DNA contains:
- the pfkA gene encoding 6-phosphofructokinase, which yields MKKVAIMTSGGDAPGMNACLRAAVRGAVYHGVEMYGIYRGYDGMIEGDIIKMNSHSVSNIIQKGGTILKSARSEEFKTKEGRKKAFENLQKHGIEGLITIGGDGTFTGAKIFYEEYGIPTVGAPGTIDNDLYGTDYTIGFDTAVNTALGAIDKIRDTADSHNRLFFIEVMGRDSGYIAIRSGIGGGAELVMVPETSTSINEVISTLRDGWARDKTSSIVVVAEGDEEGNAMEIAAKVKKELSQKDIKVSILGHIQRGGSPSAQDRILASRLGLGALEGLMKGEKNVMAGIINDKLVYTSFEDSITKNKPLNQELIHMVKVLSV from the coding sequence ATGAAGAAAGTAGCAATAATGACCTCTGGTGGTGATGCACCTGGCATGAATGCATGCCTAAGGGCAGCTGTAAGAGGCGCGGTATATCATGGAGTAGAAATGTATGGAATATATAGAGGTTATGACGGAATGATTGAAGGTGACATCATTAAAATGAATTCTCATTCTGTAAGTAATATAATTCAAAAAGGAGGGACAATTCTGAAGTCTGCTAGAAGTGAAGAATTTAAGACCAAAGAAGGAAGAAAAAAAGCTTTTGAGAATTTACAAAAACACGGTATTGAAGGTTTAATCACAATTGGTGGAGATGGAACTTTCACTGGAGCCAAAATTTTCTACGAGGAATATGGAATTCCTACGGTTGGTGCTCCTGGCACTATTGATAATGATCTATACGGAACTGATTATACCATAGGATTTGATACAGCAGTCAATACAGCTTTAGGTGCGATAGACAAAATACGAGATACGGCAGATTCTCACAACCGCCTCTTCTTTATTGAAGTAATGGGAAGAGATTCTGGTTATATAGCTATTCGTTCAGGTATTGGTGGGGGCGCTGAATTAGTAATGGTTCCGGAGACTTCAACTAGCATCAATGAAGTAATTAGCACTTTGAGAGATGGATGGGCTCGTGACAAAACCTCCTCAATCGTAGTGGTTGCAGAAGGAGACGAAGAAGGAAATGCCATGGAAATAGCTGCAAAGGTAAAAAAGGAACTCAGTCAGAAGGATATTAAGGTTTCCATTTTAGGACATATACAACGAGGTGGCTCACCTAGTGCTCAAGATAGAATTCTTGCCAGCAGATTAGGATTGGGAGCATTAGAAGGCTTAATGAAAGGTGAAAAAAATGTAATGGCTGGAATTATCAATGATAAATTGGTTTATACTTCTTTTGAGGACAGTATCACCAAAAACAAGCCTCTAAACCAGGAATTAATTCATATGGTTAAGGTGTTGAGCGTCTAA
- a CDS encoding thioredoxin domain-containing protein, producing MPKANKLIHESSPYLLQHANNPVDWQPWGEEALNQAKKEDKLILLSIGYAACHWCHVMEHESFEDEEVANVMNENYVCIKLDREERPDIDQIYMDAIQNMGLNGGWPLNIFLMPNQKPFYGGTYFPKNKWLEILDKVAMAFQSSRSQLEESADKFAQALNVTDGERLNLGALEAEKFEPRILSEAYQKLSSFFDWDNGGTLGAPKFPMPVIWQFLMKYAFHSQNPEAKKALEFTLTSMADGGIYDQVGGGFARYSVDAEWFAPHFEKMLYDNGQLISLYADAFRFTKNPYFKEIFEDSIRFSVREIMDSYCRFYSALDADSEGEEGKFYTWTYDQLIKILGDDATSVLKFYNVSETGNWENGRNILFRHSTIEDFCKAEKLDAEKFEEQLQSAKDEILNAREERIRPAMDDKILTGWNALQMHGICDAYKAHQDEKYKAIAQDNFVFLSDFVWDGNHLFRSFKNDQVKIKAYLEDYALTIQASLALFEITADSKALDFAETLANYTIQNFYDEKEKLFFYTDRLSEELIARKKEIFDNVIPSSNSVMIENLHWLGILKGNSSYTEISEQMLKQIQHLLPREPKFMANYSSAYALKAYRSYDIVIVGKKAKELQKELWSHYLPNTFVMAIPEESDKQLVWKGKEIINTKTTIYVCENNACQKPVYSVEDALDQIRK from the coding sequence ATGCCAAAAGCCAATAAACTCATTCACGAAAGCAGTCCTTATTTATTACAACATGCTAACAACCCAGTTGATTGGCAGCCTTGGGGAGAGGAAGCATTAAATCAAGCCAAAAAAGAGGACAAACTTATTTTATTAAGCATTGGCTATGCAGCTTGCCATTGGTGTCATGTGATGGAACATGAGAGCTTTGAAGATGAGGAAGTAGCCAATGTGATGAATGAGAATTATGTCTGTATTAAATTAGATCGTGAAGAAAGGCCTGATATCGACCAAATTTATATGGATGCCATTCAAAATATGGGCTTAAACGGAGGCTGGCCATTGAATATATTTTTGATGCCTAATCAGAAACCATTTTATGGTGGCACTTATTTCCCAAAGAATAAATGGCTAGAAATTCTAGACAAAGTTGCAATGGCTTTTCAGAGTAGCAGAAGCCAACTAGAAGAATCAGCTGACAAGTTCGCTCAAGCACTAAACGTAACAGATGGAGAAAGACTAAATTTAGGTGCTCTGGAAGCAGAAAAATTTGAACCCAGAATATTATCTGAAGCCTATCAAAAACTGAGTTCATTCTTCGATTGGGATAATGGCGGAACTTTGGGAGCTCCTAAATTCCCTATGCCTGTCATTTGGCAATTCCTCATGAAATACGCCTTCCACAGCCAAAATCCGGAAGCTAAAAAAGCATTAGAATTTACCTTAACTTCAATGGCTGATGGTGGAATCTATGATCAAGTTGGCGGAGGATTTGCTCGTTATTCTGTAGATGCGGAATGGTTTGCCCCTCACTTTGAAAAAATGCTTTACGATAATGGACAATTGATAAGCCTTTATGCAGATGCCTTTCGATTCACGAAAAATCCTTATTTCAAAGAGATATTTGAGGATAGCATAAGATTTAGCGTAAGGGAAATTATGGATTCATATTGTAGATTCTATTCTGCTTTAGATGCTGATTCAGAAGGTGAAGAAGGGAAATTCTATACATGGACTTATGATCAACTAATCAAAATATTAGGAGATGATGCCACATCAGTATTAAAATTCTACAATGTTAGTGAGACTGGAAATTGGGAAAATGGAAGAAATATATTATTCCGCCACAGCACTATTGAAGATTTTTGTAAGGCTGAGAAACTAGATGCTGAGAAATTTGAAGAACAACTTCAGTCTGCAAAAGATGAAATACTGAATGCCAGAGAAGAACGAATTAGACCAGCTATGGATGATAAAATTCTCACTGGATGGAATGCTTTACAAATGCATGGAATATGTGATGCCTATAAAGCACATCAAGATGAAAAGTACAAAGCCATAGCCCAAGACAATTTCGTTTTCTTGAGTGATTTTGTTTGGGATGGAAATCACTTATTCCGAAGTTTTAAAAATGATCAGGTAAAAATTAAAGCCTATTTAGAGGATTATGCACTCACAATCCAAGCTTCATTAGCTTTATTTGAGATTACGGCTGATTCAAAGGCTTTAGACTTTGCTGAAACTTTAGCAAATTATACTATCCAGAACTTCTATGATGAAAAGGAAAAACTGTTTTTCTATACAGATAGATTGAGTGAGGAGCTAATTGCAAGGAAAAAAGAGATCTTTGATAATGTAATTCCTTCTTCTAATTCTGTGATGATTGAAAATCTGCATTGGTTGGGAATCTTAAAAGGAAATTCTAGTTATACCGAAATATCAGAGCAGATGTTGAAACAAATTCAGCATTTATTGCCAAGAGAACCTAAGTTTATGGCAAATTATTCTTCAGCTTATGCTTTAAAAGCTTACAGAAGTTATGATATTGTGATTGTCGGAAAGAAAGCAAAAGAACTTCAAAAGGAATTGTGGAGTCATTATTTGCCCAATACTTTTGTAATGGCTATACCTGAAGAAAGTGACAAACAATTGGTTTGGAAAGGAAAGGAAATCATCAATACCAAAACTACCATATATGTTTGCGAGAATAATGCTTGTCAAAAACCTGTTTATTCTGTGGAGGATGCCTTAGATCAAATCAGAAAATGA
- the priA gene encoding replication restart helicase PriA, translated as MSQLNLNTIEEESLRKTFFVQVLLPVPIPKTFTYRVPQKYEEHIQVGIRAIVPFGKKKIITGVISAIHQDAPNDYEAKYLLELLDEYPVVSRQQFQLFEWMSQYYMATEGEVLNVGLPSGLKLSSESKIQLNPAFQLEQSPYIFSQIEEVVINLLKKEGLLSYEQFAEITNTKQTSVLIKDLLKKQVIMLIEQVQERYKPKTEKRLRLQKDWLDKAQLNNLMQQLDKKPKQLDVLLKYLQVVPVFNDSSKNEIGVAKSIFKEEQFSTSSINTLIKNKIFEEYEVITSRLDYLNRQENLDHEITLSPAQEACRDEINTIFAEKDVALLHGITGSGKTEIYLSLIREVIESGSQALFLLPEIAITTQMIQRVRKIFGDQVGIYHSKFSDAERVEVWQGVAEGTINFVIGVRSSILLPFNNLSLIVVDEEHESSYKQYDPAPRYNARDTAVVLANIHKAKLILGSATPSYESYYNAKTGKYGLSVLTERYGEGTMPEIEVIDMRRQKAKKLVKDDYSHSLLAALESEMNKGNQAIIFQNRRGYAPYLQCETCGWISECENCSVSLTYHMHQHELKCHYCGYRQKSPSACLSCESTALVMKGFGTEKIEDDLKLHFPDVKIQRMDRDTTRKKYSYQQIIESFESGETQILIGTQMVTKGLDFENVSLVGIVDADRMMYYPDFRAHERAFQMMLQVSGRAGRSHKKGKVWIQSFQENHPLFNYLLKYDYEGFYELQLQERHSFFYPPFCRLIKIVLKGAQADSVRNGARLLYESLIGKLSSQRVLAPHEPMIAKIRNIYHMEIWIKLEKGYPLESTKSQIKASVNKLQENSQFRKLRVVFDVDPQ; from the coding sequence ATGAGCCAACTCAACTTGAATACAATTGAGGAAGAAAGTTTGAGAAAAACCTTTTTTGTGCAGGTTTTATTACCTGTTCCCATTCCAAAAACTTTCACCTACCGTGTTCCACAGAAATATGAGGAACATATTCAAGTGGGTATTCGAGCCATTGTTCCTTTTGGTAAAAAGAAAATTATCACTGGTGTCATTAGTGCAATTCATCAAGATGCACCAAATGATTATGAAGCCAAGTATTTATTAGAATTGCTTGATGAATATCCAGTCGTCAGCAGACAACAATTTCAGCTTTTTGAGTGGATGTCGCAATATTATATGGCTACTGAAGGGGAAGTGCTAAATGTTGGACTTCCTTCGGGATTGAAATTAAGTAGCGAATCAAAAATCCAGTTAAACCCTGCCTTTCAATTAGAGCAATCGCCTTACATTTTTAGCCAAATTGAAGAAGTGGTTATAAACCTACTGAAAAAAGAAGGACTCCTCTCCTATGAGCAATTTGCCGAAATTACAAATACAAAACAGACCAGTGTTTTAATAAAAGATTTACTCAAGAAGCAAGTGATAATGCTTATTGAGCAAGTTCAAGAACGCTATAAACCTAAAACAGAGAAAAGATTAAGATTACAAAAAGATTGGCTTGATAAAGCTCAATTGAACAATTTAATGCAGCAGCTTGACAAAAAGCCCAAGCAGTTGGATGTGCTGTTGAAATATTTACAAGTAGTTCCCGTATTTAATGATAGCAGCAAAAATGAAATAGGTGTTGCTAAAAGCATTTTTAAAGAAGAGCAATTTTCAACCTCTTCAATTAATACGCTAATTAAAAATAAGATTTTTGAGGAATATGAAGTTATTACTTCTCGCTTAGACTACCTCAACAGACAAGAAAACCTTGACCATGAAATAACTTTAAGTCCAGCTCAAGAAGCTTGTAGAGATGAAATCAATACTATTTTTGCAGAAAAAGATGTAGCTCTTTTGCATGGAATCACTGGAAGTGGTAAAACAGAAATTTACCTTTCCCTCATTCGAGAAGTGATAGAAAGCGGATCGCAAGCATTGTTTCTACTTCCCGAAATTGCCATTACCACTCAAATGATTCAGCGTGTTCGTAAAATATTTGGTGATCAAGTGGGCATTTACCATTCCAAATTTTCTGATGCAGAACGAGTAGAAGTTTGGCAAGGTGTTGCAGAAGGTACTATCAATTTTGTGATAGGCGTTCGCTCTTCCATTTTATTGCCTTTTAATAATCTTTCCCTTATTGTTGTGGATGAGGAACATGAAAGCAGTTATAAGCAATATGATCCTGCTCCGCGCTACAATGCCAGAGATACAGCAGTTGTTTTAGCTAATATCCATAAAGCTAAATTGATTTTGGGATCTGCCACTCCTTCATATGAGAGTTATTATAATGCCAAAACTGGTAAATATGGCCTTTCAGTTTTAACAGAAAGATATGGAGAAGGCACTATGCCTGAAATTGAAGTGATTGATATGCGCAGGCAAAAAGCTAAAAAGCTGGTAAAAGATGATTATAGTCACAGCTTGCTAGCAGCTTTAGAATCAGAAATGAATAAAGGCAATCAAGCCATTATTTTTCAAAACAGAAGAGGTTATGCCCCTTATCTACAATGTGAGACTTGTGGATGGATTTCCGAATGTGAGAACTGCTCGGTTAGCCTAACTTATCACATGCATCAGCATGAGTTAAAATGCCATTACTGTGGCTATCGTCAAAAAAGTCCTAGTGCCTGCTTAAGTTGTGAATCTACTGCTTTGGTTATGAAAGGCTTTGGAACAGAGAAAATAGAGGATGATTTAAAACTTCATTTCCCGGATGTTAAAATCCAAAGAATGGATAGAGATACAACCAGGAAGAAATATTCCTATCAGCAGATAATAGAATCTTTTGAAAGTGGGGAAACTCAAATTCTAATCGGTACTCAAATGGTCACCAAAGGTTTGGATTTTGAAAATGTGAGTCTAGTAGGAATCGTAGATGCAGACAGAATGATGTATTACCCTGATTTTAGAGCACATGAACGTGCTTTTCAGATGATGCTTCAGGTTAGCGGAAGAGCCGGTAGAAGCCATAAAAAAGGCAAAGTTTGGATACAGAGTTTTCAAGAAAATCATCCCTTATTTAACTATCTTTTGAAATATGATTATGAAGGATTTTATGAACTGCAGCTTCAAGAAAGACATTCTTTCTTCTATCCTCCATTTTGCAGATTAATCAAGATTGTCTTAAAAGGTGCTCAAGCTGATTCAGTGCGAAATGGAGCGAGATTATTGTATGAATCACTAATTGGTAAATTGAGCAGTCAAAGAGTATTAGCACCGCATGAGCCTATGATTGCCAAAATCAGAAACATCTATCATATGGAGATTTGGATAAAATTAGAAAAGGGTTATCCACTGGAAAGCACCAAAAGCCAAATCAAAGCATCTGTGAATAAATTGCAGGAAAACAGTCAATTCAGGAAATTAAGGGTTGTTTTTGATGTGGATCCGCAGTAA
- a CDS encoding DegT/DnrJ/EryC1/StrS family aminotransferase, giving the protein MMIESVPFLKLTPIRQEVKAVIDDVLDKGVMMNGDYLVRFKEEFSKYLKLQHIIPTANCTDALEIILRSLGIKQDDEVITTAFSWFSDSSVIQLVGAKVVFCDIDIIHFGIQFSDLEKKINDNTKALILPHLFGLVHPEIEKIVSICAKYNVVLIEDCAQAHGATLNGKLAGTFGDVTAFSFYPTKNLAALGDAGAIATNDEKLAKKCLLWANHGQQTRNEHLQLGRNSRMDEVQAAVLCANLPFLDSDNEKRQKLAAIYYNILADTDCILPPKTDGHVYHQFVIRTDRRDELQKFLLEKGIETDIHYPAALSDMKVFEIKENFYNASKASKMVLSLPIHPNHSEEEIEYVAENVKAFFKG; this is encoded by the coding sequence ATGATGATTGAATCAGTTCCTTTTTTAAAGTTAACGCCTATCCGTCAAGAAGTAAAAGCGGTAATAGATGATGTATTAGATAAGGGAGTCATGATGAATGGCGATTATTTGGTCAGATTTAAGGAAGAATTCTCGAAATATTTAAAGCTTCAACATATCATACCTACTGCAAATTGTACCGATGCTTTGGAAATAATATTGAGAAGTTTGGGAATAAAGCAAGACGATGAAGTGATAACTACAGCTTTTAGTTGGTTTTCTGATTCTTCAGTCATCCAATTAGTGGGGGCAAAAGTGGTGTTTTGCGATATTGATATCATCCATTTCGGAATCCAATTTTCTGATTTAGAGAAAAAGATTAATGATAACACCAAAGCATTAATTCTACCTCACTTATTTGGGTTGGTTCATCCTGAAATTGAAAAGATAGTTTCTATCTGCGCCAAGTATAATGTTGTATTGATAGAAGATTGTGCACAAGCTCACGGGGCAACATTAAATGGAAAACTGGCTGGGACATTTGGAGACGTTACAGCTTTCAGTTTTTATCCCACCAAAAATTTAGCTGCTTTGGGTGATGCAGGTGCTATTGCTACAAATGATGAAAAACTAGCTAAAAAGTGCCTTCTGTGGGCTAATCATGGTCAGCAAACTCGTAATGAGCATCTACAATTAGGAAGAAATAGCAGAATGGATGAAGTTCAAGCCGCTGTTTTATGTGCTAATCTCCCTTTCCTTGATTCTGATAATGAAAAAAGACAAAAGTTAGCAGCTATTTATTATAATATATTGGCTGATACCGATTGTATTCTACCCCCTAAAACAGATGGTCATGTTTATCATCAGTTTGTAATAAGAACAGATAGGAGAGATGAACTTCAGAAGTTTCTATTAGAAAAAGGAATTGAAACTGATATTCATTATCCAGCTGCACTTTCGGATATGAAAGTATTTGAAATAAAAGAGAATTTCTATAACGCCTCCAAAGCTTCTAAAATGGTTTTATCTCTTCCTATTCACCCTAATCACTCCGAAGAAGAAATAGAATATGTAGCTGAAAATGTGAAAGCTTTTTTTAAAGGTTAA
- a CDS encoding lipopolysaccharide biosynthesis protein, with amino-acid sequence MGVIIKQSAYASIINYIGVAIGAVNMIFLFPEFLSKEELGLTKAMISMAVILSPFAQVGLARSTLRYFPRFNKGPNSSGRFFTFVLIMAFFTITLFIGFFQLIDQWIFEFFEKNAPELIHQYWLIIILAAIMVYISIFEAYFKAQLNVVIPTFIREFLLRILSSLLAFIYFLDVISFEWFLRFSIATYAFSLLLMILILLFKGQLRFDFSIFHLKKSFIKEMMKYMVFIMAGAVGSVIVLQIDQLMVTGFLGLKENAVYVIAFFMGTVIEIPRRSISQMSDAIIANAFENERLDEIKKIYKQSSINQLILGSFVFILVVINLDNIYAIMPSGDDYSSGKLIVIIIGLSKLINMGFGVNSEIIISSKHYKSNIYFVLILATLTIGLNVILIPKYGLTGAALATFASVFLFNLIKMIYIYYKLQFHPFSIHTLSAVLLSGLCFFIVSIVPQFSNPILNGAYLSILTVMIFGLLMLFFKPSKEITKIIQPIRDKFNL; translated from the coding sequence GTGGGAGTTATCATCAAACAAAGTGCTTATGCCTCTATCATCAACTACATTGGAGTTGCAATAGGTGCTGTCAATATGATATTTCTTTTCCCTGAATTCTTGAGCAAAGAAGAATTAGGCCTTACCAAAGCAATGATTTCTATGGCTGTTATATTATCTCCATTTGCTCAAGTAGGACTTGCTAGAAGCACTCTAAGATATTTCCCAAGGTTTAATAAAGGACCCAATTCATCAGGCAGGTTTTTTACTTTCGTGTTGATCATGGCTTTCTTCACTATTACCCTCTTTATTGGCTTTTTTCAATTAATTGACCAATGGATTTTTGAGTTTTTTGAAAAGAATGCGCCTGAGTTAATCCATCAATATTGGTTGATTATCATTTTGGCTGCTATTATGGTTTATATCTCCATATTTGAAGCCTATTTCAAAGCGCAGTTAAATGTGGTGATCCCAACCTTTATAAGGGAATTTCTATTGCGGATATTAAGCAGTTTATTAGCTTTTATTTATTTCTTAGATGTCATTTCCTTTGAATGGTTTTTAAGATTCTCAATCGCTACATATGCGTTTAGTCTTTTATTGATGATATTAATATTATTATTCAAAGGGCAATTACGATTCGATTTTTCAATCTTCCATCTCAAAAAATCTTTCATTAAAGAAATGATGAAATATATGGTTTTTATTATGGCGGGTGCTGTGGGTTCAGTTATTGTTTTACAAATTGATCAACTAATGGTAACAGGATTTCTTGGGTTAAAAGAAAATGCCGTTTATGTTATTGCTTTTTTTATGGGAACCGTAATTGAGATTCCTAGGCGGAGTATTTCACAAATGTCTGATGCTATTATTGCCAATGCCTTTGAAAATGAAAGACTAGATGAGATCAAAAAGATCTATAAGCAAAGCAGTATCAATCAGCTAATTTTAGGGAGCTTTGTGTTTATATTGGTAGTAATCAACTTAGATAATATCTATGCCATTATGCCATCCGGGGATGATTATTCAAGTGGGAAACTAATTGTTATTATTATTGGACTGAGTAAGCTTATTAATATGGGATTTGGGGTTAATTCAGAAATCATTATTTCTTCAAAACACTATAAAAGTAATATCTATTTTGTATTGATTTTAGCGACATTAACTATTGGGCTTAACGTTATATTAATTCCGAAATATGGATTAACAGGTGCTGCACTAGCGACTTTTGCATCCGTATTTTTATTTAATTTAATCAAGATGATTTATATCTATTACAAATTACAATTTCATCCGTTTTCTATTCATACTTTAAGTGCCGTGCTGCTGTCTGGATTATGTTTTTTTATAGTGAGTATAGTCCCCCAATTCTCTAACCCAATTTTAAATGGAGCTTATTTGTCAATCCTCACGGTTATGATTTTTGGTTTATTGATGCTGTTTTTTAAACCTTCAAAAGAAATCACTAAAATAATTCAGCCGATTAGAGATAAGTTTAACCTTTAA
- a CDS encoding GSCFA domain-containing protein — MELKTTLEIKPTEEKIHPHDRITSIGSCFADHIGSRFEEMKMDILSNPYGIIYNPISQMRLIKAALNEEDLNEEHIIENRDIYNHLDAHSIFGKKNLIELKDGIREASTKLKEYLESSKVLILTFGTAWVYRYEKTQQIIANCHKLPSQNFQKELLELDDIVNEVTSTLKFLKERNPALRIILTVSPVRHIKDGIPENSLSKAILRLATNKIKKAIDKTYYFPAFELMMDDLRDYRFYAEDMIHPNNMARNFIWQRFRETFFSEPLFAYCDKWQSIKNDLNHRVMNPGSEEHVQFLEALQKKLNRFSVMGNVEEEIKHVEKELENAKSQ, encoded by the coding sequence ATGGAATTAAAAACTACACTTGAAATAAAGCCAACTGAAGAAAAAATCCATCCGCACGATAGGATTACTTCTATTGGGAGTTGCTTTGCAGATCACATTGGCAGTCGCTTTGAAGAAATGAAAATGGATATATTAAGTAATCCTTATGGGATTATTTACAACCCGATTTCTCAGATGCGATTGATTAAAGCTGCATTAAATGAAGAAGATCTCAATGAAGAACACATCATTGAAAACCGGGATATTTACAACCATTTAGATGCACATTCAATTTTTGGAAAGAAAAATCTGATTGAACTTAAAGATGGAATTAGGGAAGCTTCTACAAAGCTAAAAGAGTATTTGGAAAGCTCTAAAGTTCTGATTTTAACTTTTGGCACCGCTTGGGTATATCGCTATGAAAAAACTCAACAAATCATAGCAAACTGCCACAAACTGCCCTCTCAAAATTTCCAAAAGGAATTACTTGAATTGGATGACATAGTGAATGAAGTTACTTCAACTTTAAAATTCCTCAAAGAAAGAAATCCTGCACTTAGAATAATATTGACTGTGAGTCCAGTTCGTCATATTAAAGATGGGATACCCGAAAACAGTTTAAGTAAGGCTATTTTGCGATTAGCTACTAATAAAATTAAGAAAGCCATCGACAAAACTTATTATTTCCCTGCATTCGAATTAATGATGGATGATTTAAGGGATTATCGTTTCTATGCTGAAGATATGATTCACCCGAATAATATGGCAAGAAATTTTATTTGGCAACGTTTTAGAGAAACCTTCTTTTCAGAACCGCTTTTTGCCTATTGCGATAAATGGCAATCTATTAAAAATGATTTAAATCACAGGGTTATGAATCCAGGTTCGGAAGAACATGTCCAGTTTTTAGAAGCCTTACAGAAAAAGTTAAACCGATTTTCGGTTATGGGCAATGTAGAAGAGGAAATAAAACATGTTGAAAAAGAATTAGAAAATGCCAAAAGCCAATAA